In Spiroplasma litorale, a single genomic region encodes these proteins:
- a CDS encoding N(4)-(beta-N-acetylglucosaminyl)-L-asparaginase yields the protein MKYAFIGTWRMSFESIKENINLLKKPDPKGNAIVNAISYIEDFPYYKSVGYGGLPNEECDVELDAGFMNGNTFQVGAIAGVKNVKNPIKLARELSYSKFNSFLVGKGAEEYAKKNGFEIKDMLSERAIQHYELKIKKLKENPQLSPYDGHDTVGMVSLDVANNMFAATSTSGLFMKKPGRVGDSPIAGSGFYCVSSIGGATATGLGEDILKGCLSFQVVEKLKNGISVKDAPQQVVKEFNDLLNLKLGYCGAISIVALDKDGNWGVGTNCEFSFVVGNQNEDVEIYIAKPNSELTSLQIEKPSKEWLENYDKKRRGTIE from the coding sequence ATGAAATATGCATTTATTGGAACTTGAAGAATGTCTTTTGAGTCAATAAAAGAAAATATAAATTTGCTTAAAAAACCTGACCCAAAAGGAAATGCAATTGTTAATGCTATATCTTACATTGAAGATTTTCCATATTATAAGTCAGTTGGATATGGTGGATTACCTAATGAAGAATGTGATGTTGAATTAGACGCGGGTTTTATGAATGGTAATACTTTTCAAGTTGGTGCAATAGCAGGTGTAAAAAATGTTAAAAACCCAATAAAGCTTGCAAGAGAATTGTCGTATTCAAAATTTAATTCATTTTTAGTAGGTAAAGGCGCAGAAGAATATGCTAAAAAAAATGGATTTGAAATTAAAGATATGTTAAGTGAACGTGCAATTCAACATTATGAATTAAAAATTAAAAAGTTGAAAGAAAATCCACAGCTATCTCCATATGATGGTCATGATACAGTTGGGATGGTTTCATTAGATGTTGCAAATAACATGTTTGCAGCTACATCTACAAGCGGTTTGTTTATGAAAAAACCAGGTAGAGTTGGTGATTCACCAATTGCAGGAAGCGGTTTTTATTGTGTGTCTTCAATTGGAGGAGCAACTGCAACCGGATTAGGTGAAGATATACTTAAAGGTTGTTTATCTTTTCAAGTTGTTGAAAAATTAAAAAATGGTATATCAGTTAAAGATGCGCCTCAGCAAGTAGTTAAAGAATTTAATGATTTATTAAACTTAAAATTAGGTTATTGTGGAGCAATATCAATTGTTGCATTGGATAAGGATGGCAATTGAGGAGTGGGTACAAATTGTGAATTTTCATTTGTAGTGGGTAATCAAAATGAAGATGTTGAAATATATATCGCAAAACCAAATTCTGAACTTACTTCTTTGCAAATTGAAAAACCTTCTAAAGAATGACTTGAAAATTATGATAAAAAAAGAAGAGGAACAATAGAATAA
- a CDS encoding PTS sugar transporter subunit IIC, which produces MGKKTREVNPEEKGVKYWFNEKLMPAMTKLASQKHLTAIRDAFGILTPIIIGGSISFLLGILIFGAGGNLETSLLGLLAKATNNVTVVINETTLAESWQLNGSWAVANEIGEKIFQTIFDYSMGTFSLMAAVMLGFIYAEKRGLKEPMFVAVFNLVLFLITAATFASSGKYFNYFYDSKGMLAAIIQTFLVIELYRFFANNKKLLIKMPKSVPPMVATGFSLLVPVALTLIIVSTINTGAWSIGKYTNWDINSTSGNLVLEGGAYGIVGLFYKAVSAPFMAIISGNNVGLGFGMLYQFLVGFFWFFGLNGSSVVNGAFYPFLLQMFVQNAQAVSEFGYNAANASNALGVVNIQFIESYSQTTGWGHTGALLIAIAIFGRVREQKDVAKLAAVPAVFSINEPVTFGIPIMLHPVYGIAAMIAMPLTTFVAWIFVGPLGWVNKSYIMVPWTLPPGIGALLSTGLDWRALLLSWFCLAIAFVWYIPFVLIANKYHYNLNLKAYIDQGMTKKEAIAAVANDNKIAKEQAIEKKELRKKLRLDNKQEKLRIKNLPNDERIKVIHEQRMFKKEQASILKLEENIKIISKADKTITVDVVEYGGYKIRINGKTVATALNDEKMKSMVIKIAKANNVSEYKIMDKGKEIEKIKIEE; this is translated from the coding sequence ATGGGTAAAAAAACTCGTGAAGTAAATCCTGAAGAAAAAGGCGTTAAATATTGATTTAATGAAAAATTAATGCCAGCAATGACAAAACTTGCAAGTCAAAAACATTTGACTGCAATTCGTGATGCATTTGGTATATTAACTCCAATAATAATTGGAGGATCTATATCGTTTCTTTTAGGAATATTAATATTTGGTGCAGGAGGAAATCTTGAAACATCACTTTTAGGATTGTTAGCTAAGGCAACAAATAATGTTACTGTTGTTATTAATGAAACAACATTAGCAGAATCTTGACAACTTAATGGTTCTTGAGCAGTAGCGAATGAAATTGGTGAAAAAATATTTCAAACTATTTTTGATTATAGTATGGGGACTTTTTCATTAATGGCTGCAGTTATGCTTGGGTTTATATATGCAGAAAAACGTGGATTAAAAGAACCAATGTTTGTAGCTGTATTTAATCTAGTATTGTTTTTAATTACAGCAGCAACATTTGCAAGTTCAGGAAAATATTTTAATTATTTTTATGATTCAAAAGGAATGCTTGCAGCAATAATTCAAACCTTTTTAGTTATAGAATTATACAGATTTTTTGCAAATAATAAAAAATTGCTTATTAAGATGCCAAAATCTGTACCACCAATGGTGGCAACTGGATTTTCATTATTAGTTCCAGTTGCATTAACTCTTATAATTGTTTCAACTATAAATACAGGTGCTTGATCAATAGGTAAATATACAAATTGAGATATCAATAGTACTTCTGGTAATTTAGTCTTAGAAGGTGGAGCTTATGGTATAGTAGGTTTATTTTATAAAGCGGTTTCTGCACCTTTTATGGCAATCATTTCAGGAAACAATGTAGGTTTAGGATTTGGTATGTTATATCAATTTCTTGTTGGATTTTTTTGGTTCTTTGGCCTAAATGGTTCATCAGTTGTAAATGGAGCATTTTATCCATTTTTACTACAAATGTTTGTTCAAAATGCACAAGCAGTCTCTGAATTTGGATATAATGCAGCGAATGCAAGTAATGCTTTAGGTGTTGTAAATATTCAATTTATTGAAAGTTATTCTCAAACAACTGGTTGAGGACACACAGGTGCTTTATTAATTGCAATTGCAATATTTGGTAGAGTTAGAGAACAAAAAGATGTTGCTAAATTAGCCGCAGTTCCAGCAGTGTTTTCAATTAATGAACCGGTTACATTTGGTATTCCAATTATGTTGCACCCAGTTTATGGTATTGCAGCAATGATTGCAATGCCCTTAACAACATTTGTTGCTTGAATATTTGTGGGACCACTTGGTTGAGTAAATAAATCATATATAATGGTTCCTTGAACCCTGCCTCCAGGAATAGGGGCATTATTATCAACCGGATTGGATTGGCGTGCATTGTTGTTATCGTGGTTCTGTTTAGCAATTGCATTTGTTTGATATATTCCTTTTGTATTAATTGCAAATAAATATCACTATAATTTAAACTTAAAAGCATATATCGATCAAGGAATGACAAAAAAAGAAGCTATTGCAGCTGTTGCAAATGATAACAAAATTGCAAAAGAACAAGCAATAGAAAAAAAAGAATTAAGAAAAAAACTTAGATTAGATAATAAACAAGAAAAACTAAGAATTAAAAATCTACCAAATGATGAAAGAATAAAAGTCATTCACGAACAAAGAATGTTTAAAAAAGAACAAGCTTCAATTTTAAAACTAGAAGAAAATATTAAAATTATTTCTAAGGCTGATAAAACAATAACAGTTGATGTTGTTGAATATGGTGGTTATAAAATTAGAATAAATGGAAAAACAGTTGCAACTGCATTGAATGATGAAAAAATGAAATCAATGGTAATAAAAATTGCCAAAGCAAATAATGTTTCAGAATATAAAATTATGGATAAAGGCAAAGAAATAGAAAAAATAAAAATTGAGGAATAG